A region of Spinacia oleracea cultivar Varoflay unplaced genomic scaffold, BTI_SOV_V1 SOVchr0_043, whole genome shotgun sequence DNA encodes the following proteins:
- the LOC110787268 gene encoding uncharacterized protein: MTNSNDLAAVFRLLAEKLAQERTERPNSAGDMFERLAKVKPPYFKGQADPTFLENWIREFEKLFWVVNCPENMKIGQAVLYLKDEADLCWKENGTRLSVVEGFNWDSFVVALREKFYPPFITKRKAQEFINLGMGSMTIAEYYSKFITLSRFAPEVVATEELKAQRFEQGLTDEIQLGLDGETFTSLDNVREKTTHIYELQSRRDKKNVVGEKRKEFNAGKNQGNFKKSTKVNRNEGGNGNFQQRNNQGHNNSNQSERVHHCKRCNNNHPGKNCKGELVTCNYCQKRGHREYECFTKQKKEQNGNGSENQVRFNQSGRQDSKPGGAQNNQGNYNKPANDNNNQNKTPGKPFLMSRNEAEYSADVVHGTFSINSVLVKTLCDSGATYSFVSSSVVKSLNLVDFE; encoded by the coding sequence ATGACCAACAgtaatgacctagctgctgtctttcgcctcttggcggaaaaactagcccaggaaagaactgagcgccccaatTCTGCAggagacatgtttgaaaggcttgcgaaagttaagccaccatacttcaaggggcaagcagacccgaccttcctagaaaactggattagggagtttgaaaaactattttgggtggtaaactgtcctgaaaatatgaaaataggtcaagctgtcctttacctaaaagatgaggccgatctatgctggaaagagaatggaactaggctaagtgttgttgaaggatttaattgggactcatttgttgttgcattgagggaaaagttttatcctcctttcataacaaaacgaaaagcgcaagaattcataaaccttgggatggggagtatgactATCGCTGAATACTATAGTAAGTTTATAactttgtcgaggtttgcacctgaggtggtagctactgaggagctaaaggctcagaggtttgagcaagggttgaccgatgagattCAGTTGGGATTAgatggagaaacctttacatcccTAGATAATGTGCGTGAGAAAACCACCCATATTTATGAattgcagtctagaagggacaagaaaaatgtggttggggagaaaagaaaagagtttaatgctgggaaaaaccaagggaatttcaagaaaagtacgaaagtgaacaggaatgagggtggaaatggaaattttcaacagaggaacaatcaggggcacaacaatagcaaccaatctgagagagtgcatcaCTGTAAGAGATGCAACAACAACCATCCTGGTAAAAACTGCAAGGGAGAATTAGTGAcatgcaactattgtcagaaaaggggccatagggagtatgagtgcttcaccaagcagaaaaaggaacaaaatggtaatggaagtgaaaatcaagtgaggtttaaccagtctggaagacaagattcaaagcctggaggggcacaaaacaatcaaggaaactataataagcccgcaaatgataacaacaaccagaataagACTCCGGGCAAACCGTTCTTGATGtctagaaatgaagctgaatattctgcagacgtagttcatggtactttttctattaactctgtGCTAGTTAAAACATTATGTGATTCGGGAGCAacttattcttttgtttcgtcatctgttgttaAGAGTCTGAATTTGGTAGATTTTGAgtaa